The sequence below is a genomic window from Ensifer adhaerens.
AGACAGAGATCAGCGCAGCAGGACATCCTGCATGCGCTTTATTTCGCCGATCTTCGCCTTGGCTTCCAGATAGCCGCGGTCGATGGCTTCGCCAGCGCGGTGGAATTCCGAAAGACCGATATCGGCAAGGCGCGGCTGCAGGGACAGGTCCGGCGGATCACCGGCGAGCCTTGCCCGCGAGATGCGATCCTGAATGATGTTGAACGCTTCCACCATGACCGAGGTGACGCCATGGCGGCGTTCGTTGTCCGGCTTTGACTGCGTGTCGCGATAGGTGGTTGGTTGGTGCGCAGCGGTGTGCTTGATGACGGCCGAGCGACCGTAGAGGTCGTAATGGAGGTTGACTGCCACGACGAGCTGCTGCTCGTAGGCGCGGCACACGGAGACAGGAACCGGATTGACGAGCGCGCCATCGACTAGGGCCCGGCCGTTGCAGACGATGGGTTCGAAGATGCCCGGGAGCGCATAGGAGGCGCGCAGGCCTGTGATCAGCGAGCCGGAATGCATCCACACTTCATGGCCGGTCTTCAGTTCGGTCGCGACAGCCACGAAGGGGCGGTCAAGGTCTTCGATGTCGAGGCCTTCGAGATGTTCCTGCATGCGCTTGGTGAGCCTGAGCCCGCCGAGCAGGCCGCCGCCGCCGATGGTGAAGTCGAGGAAGGCGGCGATGCGGCGCATGGTCAGCGAGCGGGCGAAGCTTTCCAGTTCATCGAGCTTGCCGGCCAGATAACAGCCGCCGACCAGCGCGCCGATCGAGGTGCCCGCGACCATGCCGATCTTGATGCCTTCCTCGTCCATAGCACGCAGTACGCCAATATGGGCCCAGCCGCGCGCCGCGCCGCCGCCGAGGGCGAGCGCAATGCGCGGTTCGGGTCGTTTGGGTTCAGGAATGAGCGGGGGCGAGGGGATGTCAGGAGTCAGGGCCTTGTCGGCCTGCAACTGATTGGCGTTGTCGCGTTTCAAACTCCAGTTCAGCATGATACTCCCCATACAGCGCTGAACGTTCACCGTTCCATCACATTAGGCGCGCGCAGGACTTTCCAAACCGTAAACGCGGGAGCTGCCTGTATCGTTTCAAGGCATATGCCTAATTTTTGATATAGACGTCTTCCGGGTCGAAATGGCGGTGATGATCGGTAATTTCAACCACCGCCCGGCCGTCTTCGGTTCTGGCGACACGGTAGAAGCAAGAGCGCCGGCCGGTGTGGCAGGTCGCGTCGTGTCCAGCGACCTCGACCTTGAGCCATACGGCGTCCTGATCGCAATCGGTGCGCAGTTCCTTGACCGTCTGGAGATTGCCAGAGGTCTCGCCCTTTTTCCAAATCATGTTTCGCGAGCGGCTGTAATAATGCGCGATCCCGGTCTCGAGCGTGAGCGCCAGCGCCTCGGCATTCATGTGCGCCACCATGAGGAGTTCGCCGTCGCGCGCATCGGTCACGACGGCCGTGATGAGGCCTTCGCGGTCGAATTTGGGGGTGAAGGCGCCATCGCCTTCGAGTTCCGCCTTGTCCGAGGGTGGCGGAGGGAATGTGAGGGACATGAATTTACTTCCGCCCGTAGAGCATGGTCATGAAGCGGGCCTGGAGCGCCGCATCGGTCTTGAAGTCGCCGGTGAAGGTTGTGGTCAGCGTCGTCGAGCCCTGCTTCTTGATGCCGCGCATGGACATGCACATGTGCTCGGCATCGATCATGACGGCCACGCCCTTTGGCGCCAGCGTCGTGTCGATGGCAGAGGCGATCTGGGCCGTCATCGATTCCTGCGTCTGCAGACGGCGGGCGAAGATGTCGACCACGCGGGCGACCTTGGAAAGGCCGAGCACGCGACCGTCCGGCATGTAAGCGACATGCGCCTTGCCGATGATCGGCACCATATGGTGTTCGCAATGCGAGAAGAACGGAATGTCTGCGACGAGCACCATGTCGTCATATCCGGCCACTTCCTCGAAGGTGCGGCCTAGAACCTCGACCGGATCCTCGTCATAGCCGCCGAACAGCTCCTTGTAGGCCTTGGCGACGCGCTTCGGCGTGTCGATGAGGCCCTCACGAGTCGGGTCTTCGCCGGCCCAGGCAAGCAGCGTGCGGACGGCGTCCTCGGCTTCCTTCTGGCTCGGGCGATTGGCTTCGGTGTTGGCGGAACCGATGCGTGTTACAACTGCGTCCATTCTGGCCTCCTGACCTGCCTCGACGCGAGGCGCGGTCGTTTTGGTTCGGACCGCCAGACCGGCACGCCAGACCTTCACGAGAAGACCTTCAACGCCATGGCGGGCTCCGGGGCTTTCGATCCGCGTTCAAGGCGCGGTCTCCGGCACGGTTTCCCATTGTAGCGATTTTGTTCCCGAAAAAAGAGAACGCATCCGCCAAACTCTGATCCATTTACGCACGAAGATTTCAAACGGATGTGTACGTTCGAAAAAATCGCCGTAAAATTCGGAGAGAAAAGGCGCTGTTTTGCGGCTTGCAAAACGCGCCTCCATCTCCGACATAAGATATAGTAAGTTTGTGCCTTGAGGAAAGAGGCAATTGGCGAACGCATTGTCAGCTTGCGGCAGTATCCTGCCGCGCCCGACATTTCATCCGGTTCAAGGTCATGATCGACGACATCTACAATGCCCGTATTCTCGAATTCGCCGGCAACATCCCGCGCCTCGGCACGCTTGAGGATGCGGATGCGAGCGCCATGGCGCATTCCAAGCTTTGCGGCTCCAAGGTGCGCGTGTTTCTGAAGGTCGAGGACGGCAAGGTCGCCGATTTCGCCCATGACGTGAAAGCCTGCGCGCTGGGTCAAGCCTCGTCCTCCATCATGGCTCGGCATGTGATCGGCGCGACCCCGGACGAGCTGCGTGAGGCAAAGGCCGACATGCTGGCCATGCTGAAGGCGGACGGCGAGGGGCCTTCCGGCCGCTTCGAGGACATGCGCTACCTGAAACCCGTCAAGGACTACAAGGCCCGCCACGCCTCCACCATGCTCACCTTCGACGCCGTCTGCGACTGTCTCGACCAGATCGAGGCGGGGGCGAAGGTTGCGGCGGGGTGAGGCGGGTGTGTACCGGTTTCCCTCTTCTCCCCTTGGGGAGAAGGTGGCCCGAAGGGCCGGATGAGGGGTTTTTCCCCTCCGGGCAAGATGGGAACCCCTCATCGCCTCACTGCGTTCGGCACTTCTCCCCAAGGGGAGAAGAGGGCGCAAACCAACCCGCGCCTCTTGCCAATCTCCCTCCATGCGGGGGAGATGTACGGCAGGACAGAGGGGGGGACCCCCATGTGCGCTGACCACCACAACCCCCATTCCCGCAACTGGCAAGGCGCGTTTCCCAAGACGCCCGGCCGGCTTCTCGGTCTGGCGCTGATCCGCGCCTACCAGCTCACGCTTTCCTCCCTCATCGGCCAGTCCTGCCGCCATTCGCCGACCTGTTCGGAATATGGCTATGAGGCGGTGGCGCGGCATGGGCTTTGGAAGGGGTCGTTCATGGCGCTGTTCCGCTTCATGCGCTGCGGGCCGGGTGGCACCTGGGGGTACGATCCGGTGCCGGAAGTGCTGGAGCGGCGGTTTGTCTGGTGGGCGCCATGGCGGCTCTGGAGTGTTTCGCGGCCGGAGCATTGAGGCTTCCCCTTCTCCCCTCGGGGAGAAGGTGGCGCGAAGCGCCGGATGGGGGCCTTTATGGCATGGCAAGCGGATGGGAACCCCTCATCTGTCACTGCGTGACATCTTCTCCCCAAGGGGAGAAGAGGAGACCTCATTTCCGCTTCTTCCAAAGCCACCACATAGACCGTGCCTCTATTTTGGCCTTCTCCGCCGCCGCTCTCTCCGCTGCCTCTGCGGCCAGCCGCGACCGGCGAAAGCTGTCGCTGGCTACGGCAAATACCGCTTTGTCCACCTCGTCGTCAGAGTCGTCTCCACCCTCTTCGGCTTTCACCCTGATGGTTTCAACAGAGGCATGGATAAGCTTGACGGCCTCGATGTTGCGAATGCAGGCGGGGTAGAGCTTGATCGGCTCGGCGCAATAGTCGGCTGCGAGCTGGTAGGAGACGCAGGCATGTCGGCGGCGGCAGCGAAGTTTGGGGCAATGGTCCGGAAGGCCGAGTGCGGCGGCCGTCTGTTGATAGAACCAGCGCGTTTCCAGCATCGCCTCGATCAAGTCTGGCGCGATTGCACGTGGGCCGATCCATTCGGGCCGCATGATCTCCGGCATGATCCTCTTCCTGCGCCTTGCCATCCTCTTCGTCTCCTGGCCCTGTTTCAACGCATGTCCGGGCGGAAGGCCGGTTCCCAATTTTCCTGAATAGCCGCCGGGCGCGCCGAAACGCCCCGGAAAACTTGTGCCCGAGTTCCACTCCGGTTCTGCCGCTCTTGCCCCTGTCTCTGGGCACAAGCTTCCGGAGAGCCGCGCTGACGCGCCGCCCTGATTGGGTAGTTAAAAACGGCGGCCCGCCAGCGCGGCCCGTCGAGATTGCCAAGGGGAGCCTCATCCGACTCCAGTCCTCAAGCGCGGGCCGCCTCGCTAAACCGCCTGCGGAGGCAGACGGGTTCTCTGGCGCAGCCAGGCCGCCGAGCTATTCGCAGCCCATCGGGGGAGTCGTTTCGCCGGGTGTTGTTTCACCCGCCGCCGCCCGCGCCCCCTGATGACATCCGCCGCACGTTACGATGGACATCACCAAGCTCTCCTCCCGCCTGAACCAGTCGTCGCCGGTCCATCCGGTGACGGGAGGGGTGTAGGATAAGGGAAGATCAAGCAGCGGGGAAATTGAGGGACGAAAATTTTTATTGGACATACAGATGAGGCAACCGCGGCAAAACATTCAACGCCGTCATGGTCGGGCCTGTCCCGACCATCTGCTGACGAAGCCAAGCAATTGACGGAGCAGCAGAATCTCTTCCGTAGCA
It includes:
- a CDS encoding NTE family protein — protein: MLNWSLKRDNANQLQADKALTPDIPSPPLIPEPKRPEPRIALALGGGAARGWAHIGVLRAMDEEGIKIGMVAGTSIGALVGGCYLAGKLDELESFARSLTMRRIAAFLDFTIGGGGLLGGLRLTKRMQEHLEGLDIEDLDRPFVAVATELKTGHEVWMHSGSLITGLRASYALPGIFEPIVCNGRALVDGALVNPVPVSVCRAYEQQLVVAVNLHYDLYGRSAVIKHTAAHQPTTYRDTQSKPDNERRHGVTSVMVEAFNIIQDRISRARLAGDPPDLSLQPRLADIGLSEFHRAGEAIDRGYLEAKAKIGEIKRMQDVLLR
- a CDS encoding phosphoribosyl-AMP cyclohydrolase, with the protein product MSLTFPPPPSDKAELEGDGAFTPKFDREGLITAVVTDARDGELLMVAHMNAEALALTLETGIAHYYSRSRNMIWKKGETSGNLQTVKELRTDCDQDAVWLKVEVAGHDATCHTGRRSCFYRVARTEDGRAVVEITDHHRHFDPEDVYIKN
- a CDS encoding GTP cyclohydrolase I → MDAVVTRIGSANTEANRPSQKEAEDAVRTLLAWAGEDPTREGLIDTPKRVAKAYKELFGGYDEDPVEVLGRTFEEVAGYDDMVLVADIPFFSHCEHHMVPIIGKAHVAYMPDGRVLGLSKVARVVDIFARRLQTQESMTAQIASAIDTTLAPKGVAVMIDAEHMCMSMRGIKKQGSTTLTTTFTGDFKTDAALQARFMTMLYGRK
- a CDS encoding NifU homolog involved in Fe-S cluster formation, which produces MIDDIYNARILEFAGNIPRLGTLEDADASAMAHSKLCGSKVRVFLKVEDGKVADFAHDVKACALGQASSSIMARHVIGATPDELREAKADMLAMLKADGEGPSGRFEDMRYLKPVKDYKARHASTMLTFDAVCDCLDQIEAGAKVAAG